Sequence from the Herpetosiphonaceae bacterium genome:
CGATCCGGCCCTGCGGCGGCGATACCAATATCTTTATCTACCCGCCGTACCGCTTTCGTGTGGTGGATGCGCTGATCACGAACTTTCACCTGCCCAAGTCCACGCTGCTGATGCTCGTCAGCGCGCTCGCCAGCCGCGAGCAGATCCTCGCGGCGTACGCGGAGGCCGTGCGCGAGCGCTACCGCTTCTTCAGCTTCGGCGATGCGATGCTGATCGTGTGAGTCATCCGGCAGCGCCATCGAGTCTTAGGCGCGTCGCCGGGCCGCCTCCACCAGCACGCCCGTCACCGAGCCCCAGACGACGTGCGCCAGGATCATCAGCAGATTCCGCCGGGGCGGATGCTCGGTTGCCGGGCGCAGAATGCCCATCGCGGGCAGCCAGCCAAGATAGCTTACCGTCCAGACCACCAGCCCAAAGGCGATCCCTTTGAGCGAGGGCGAGATGCGCATCTGATTCGCCAGCGGCGCGTACAGCGCGCCCGCCGCCGCGCCATAGGCAAAGTGATTCAGCAGCGTCAGCCCAACATGCTCATCCTGATTGAGCTTGTCGCCCACGCCGATCTGATCGGTCAGCTCCGCCGTGATCTCGCTCGGCGGCAGCGGATATTGCTCGCGGCGCGGCAGCAGCCGATGCATCAGCTCCATCGACGCCGTCATCGGTGCCGTAGCGATGAATCCGGCCAGCGCGCCGGAAAGAATGTGCGTAGCTACCATCGTACGTATACTCCTCGATCTGCTATATCCCATTGCGCTATCCTGGGGAGCAACACTCATGCCAGCCGGGGAAGCACAAAGAACAGAGAACAACAGAACAACGGAACATAGGAGAACCTGCAA
This genomic interval carries:
- a CDS encoding DUF6789 family protein — translated: MVATHILSGALAGFIATAPMTASMELMHRLLPRREQYPLPPSEITAELTDQIGVGDKLNQDEHVGLTLLNHFAYGAAAGALYAPLANQMRISPSLKGIAFGLVVWTVSYLGWLPAMGILRPATEHPPRRNLLMILAHVVWGSVTGVLVEAARRRA